The proteins below are encoded in one region of Knoellia sp. S7-12:
- a CDS encoding PAC2 family protein has product MQNPSDLYRFELDGPAPVREPGALIVLLGAFIDAGNIQRILGTHLVDTSEAEVVATFDVDALLDYRGRRPAMVFDTNRWESYADPSMVLYRMSDRDGQTYYLLTGPEPDFQWERAIEAIRQLIQILGISLVVTSHGIPMGVPHTRPVGMTAHATDARLVGGKESPFGTVQVPASFPALLELRLGEAGRDALGFAIHVPQYLAQAEWAEGALAALNAITDATGLNLPNDDLIAKAGVNNREIASELNDNADAGQIVSALEQQYDAFMEGQERPSLLATEAEDLPSAEELGADIEEFLRNVSDD; this is encoded by the coding sequence GTGCAAAACCCGTCTGATCTGTATCGCTTCGAGCTCGATGGCCCCGCGCCTGTGCGCGAGCCGGGCGCCCTCATCGTGCTCCTCGGCGCCTTCATCGATGCCGGCAACATCCAGCGCATCCTCGGCACGCATCTCGTCGATACGAGCGAGGCCGAGGTCGTGGCGACGTTCGACGTCGACGCGCTCCTCGACTACCGCGGTCGTCGACCGGCGATGGTGTTCGACACCAACCGGTGGGAGAGCTACGCCGACCCGTCGATGGTGCTCTACCGCATGAGCGACCGGGACGGGCAGACCTACTACCTCCTCACGGGCCCCGAGCCGGACTTCCAGTGGGAGCGCGCGATCGAGGCGATCCGCCAGCTCATCCAGATCCTCGGCATCTCGCTCGTCGTCACCAGCCATGGCATCCCCATGGGCGTTCCGCACACGCGTCCAGTCGGCATGACGGCGCACGCGACGGACGCACGTCTCGTCGGTGGCAAGGAGTCGCCGTTCGGCACGGTTCAGGTGCCGGCGTCCTTCCCCGCGCTGCTCGAGCTGCGCCTGGGTGAGGCCGGTCGTGACGCCCTGGGCTTTGCCATCCACGTGCCGCAATACCTCGCGCAGGCCGAGTGGGCCGAGGGTGCGCTCGCCGCGCTCAACGCCATCACCGATGCGACCGGGCTCAACCTGCCCAACGATGACCTCATCGCCAAGGCTGGCGTCAACAACCGCGAGATCGCGTCCGAGTTGAACGACAACGCCGATGCCGGCCAGATCGTCAGCGCTCTTGAGCAGCAGTACGACGCCTTCATGGAGGGTCAGGAGCGGCCGAGCCTGCTCGCGACCGAGGCCGAGGATCTCCCGTCGGCCGAGGAGCTCGGCGCGGACATCGAGGAGTTTCTCCGCAACGTCAGCGACGACTGA